One stretch of Maylandia zebra isolate NMK-2024a linkage group LG13, Mzebra_GT3a, whole genome shotgun sequence DNA includes these proteins:
- the snx5 gene encoding sorting nexin-5, protein MTSIDENSKEKLRSVSVDLNHDASLLIDIPDALCERDKVKFTVHTKTTLSSFQKPDFSVPRQHEDFIWLHDTLVETEDYAGLIIPPAPPKPDFDSPRDKMHKLGEGEATMTKEEYTKMKQELEAEYLAVFKKTVQVHEIFLQRLSSHPVLSKDRNFQIFLEYDQDLSVRRKNAKEMFGGFFKNMVKSADEVLISGVKEVDDFFEQEKTFLLDYYSKIKDSTAKAEKMTRAHKNIADDYIHISATLNSLAADDMTANKKNLEKLSDLFEKFRKVEGRVASDQDLKLTELLRYYMRDIQAAKDLLYRRARALADYENSNKALDKARLKSKDIPQAEEHQRQCLQKFDKLSESGKKELTSFKGRRVVAFRKNFIEMAELEIKHAKNSVALLQGCIELLKSN, encoded by the exons ATGACATCAATAGatgaaaacagtaaagaaaag TTGCGCTCTGTGTCTGTGGACCTAAACCATGATGCCTCTCTTCTTATTGACATTCCCGATGCACTCTGTGAAAGAGACAAAGTCAAGTTTACAGTTCATACAAag ACCACACTGAGCTCTTTCCAGAAGCCGGATTTCTCTGTTCCCAGGCAGCATGAAGATTTCATCTGGTTACATGACACTCTGGTGGAGACGGAGGATTATGCTGGCCTAATA ATTCCACCAGCACCCCCGAAGCCTGACTTTGACAGCCCAAGAGACAAGATGCACAAGCTGGGGGAAGGTGAAGCCACTATGACCAAAGAGGAGTACACTAAAATGAAACAGGAGCTGGAGGC tgAATACCTGGCCGTCTTTAAGAAAACTGTCCAAGTGCATGAAATCTTCCTGCAGAGACTGTCTTCTCACCCTGTTTTAAGCAAAGACAGAAACTTCCAGATTTTCTTGGAGTATGACCAGGAT CTCAGTGTGAGGCGAAAAAATGCAAAGGAAATGTTTGGAGGATTCTTTAAAAACATGGTAAAGTCAGCTGATGAAGTCCTTATCTCAGGAGTAAAG GAAGTTGATGACTTTTTTGAGCAGGAAAAAACCTTCTTGCTTGACTATTACAGCAAGATCAAAGATTCCACTGCCAAAGCAGAGAAAATGACCCGTGCACACAAAA ATATTGCAGATGATTATATTCACATTTCTGCCACTCTGAACAGTCTCGCAGCTGATGATATGACAGCAAATAAGAA aAATCTTGAGAAGCTGTCAGACTTGTTTGAGAAGTTTAGA AAAGTGGAGGGAAGAGTGGCGTCTGACCAGGACCTAAAACTCACAGAGCTGCTGAGATACTACATGAGAGACATCCAAGCTGCTAAG GACCTTCTGTACAGACGAGCCCGGGCGTTGGCTGACTACGAGAACTCTAACAAAGCTTTGGATAAGGCCCGACTGAAGAGCAAGGATATTCCCCAGGCGGAGGAACACCAGCGGCAGTGCCTGCAGAAATTTGACAAGCTCTCAGAATCTGGGAAGaaag AACTCACCAGTTTCAAGGGCAGACGAGTCGTGGCCTTCAGAAAGAACTTCATAGAGATGGCTGAGCTTGAGATAAAGCACGCCAAG AACAGCGTGGCTCTATTGCAGGGTTGCATCGAGCTGCTCAAGAGCAACTGA
- the mgme1 gene encoding mitochondrial genome maintenance exonuclease 1, producing the protein MFTFKRVLCVRGIIVPQSTSLPVSHFSAYHCLRSSKRRSPYSSVDTERYSSLVKSVMSTRVSSQTPETLQAEDDQMYGPVVKAQTPTIAKTRVPKVLHPFLDCQEPIETEEPESGPPARILLNRGQGRSLVPSVTRILQQTLSPDQIFYLERWRKKMIAELGEEGFKEYSQNLFRQGKLFHSALEDVLTSHATWKDRSPSEYPPEVQGYMQSVSDILEDIRAVRAIESTVQHETLNYLGVVDCVARYRGVLCVIDWKTSDKPKPFLSNTYDNPLQVAAYAGALNSDANYKYQVENGLIVVAYKDGSPAHAHQLNSELMLEYWKTWLLRLEEFTEQRSSAEKR; encoded by the exons ATGTTCACTTTTAAACGAGTTTTATGCGTCAGAGGCATCATTGTACCTCAAAGCACCTCCCTCCCCGTGAGCCACTTTTCTGCTTATCATTGTTTACGATCGTCAAAAAGACGCAGTCCGTACAGTTCAGTGGACACAGAGCGCTACTCTTCTCTCGTGAAGTCCGTCATGTCGACCAGGGTCAGTTCTCAAACTCCGGAGACCCTCCAAGCGGAAGATGACCAAATGTATGGACCTGTTGTCAAAGCCCAGACTCCTACAATTGCAAAGACGAGGGTACCTAAAGTCCTTCATCCATTCTTAGACTGTCAAGAACCTATAGAAACAGAAGAGCCAGAGTCAGGACCTCCAGCTCGGATTTTGTTAAACAGAGGGCAAGGCAGGTCTCTGGTACCAAGCGTGACCCGCATCCTTCAGCAGACCCTCTCCCCAGACCAGATCTTCtacctggagaggtggaggaagaaaaTGATTGCGGAGCTTGGAGAGGAAGGCTTCAAAGAATACAGTCAAA atttatttaggCAAGGGAAGCTTTTCCATTCAGCCTTGGAGGATGTTCTTACTTCACATGCAACATGGAAGGATAGAAGTCCTTCAGAGTATCCACCTGAGGTACAGGGATACATGCAGAGTGTCTCTGACATCCTGGAGGACATCCGAGCGGTGAGAGCTATAGAAAGCACCGTACAGCATGAAACACTGAACTACCTGGGAGTTGTGGATTGCGTTGCTCGCTACAG GGGTGTACTATGTGTTATTGACTGGAAAACTTCTGATAAACCCAAACCGTTCCTAAGCAACACGTACGATAACCCTCTTCAAGTGGCGGCCTATGCTGGGGCTTTGAACAGTGATGCCAACTACAAGTACCAG GTTGAAAATGGACTCATTGTTGTGGCATACAAGGATGGCTCTCCTGCCCATGCTCACCAGCTCAACTCAGAGCTGATGTTGGAGTACTGGAAAACATGGCTGCTACGACTCGAAGAATTCACAGAACAAAG ATCCAGTGCAGAAAAGAGATAA
- the LOC101465005 gene encoding glycine N-acyltransferase isoform X2, producing the protein MAFELSEDQLKTAENELKKYLPMSQQVYGFLVIRNRVRSDPVRRVLVDKWPQFRVIMCKPQVEQSDLFKDTLLFATDAAVLEEILSKSSVFDWSKYFCVGTSVSHTEIFKAVASAKGVPCKRVAKCYLMTLEDVSRLPPVDSSGISVSSLDESHIGLVSQTWKFGKDDVAVGLIRNMIANFPSCCVLDAEGKPVSWILTYASGAIGMLYTLPEHRGKGYAKILVSSLAKRNHALGYPVYSFIEEENAVSYRLFTNLGFTEDPSYREAWFRVNEFQIFQ; encoded by the exons ATGGCTTTTGAGTTGTCCGAAGATCAGTTAAAAACAGCGGAAAACGAGCTGAAGAAATATTTACCCATGTCGCAGCAA GTTTACGGTTTCCTGGTGATCAGAAACAGAGTCAGATCCGACCCTGTACGCCGGGTTTTAGTGGACAAGTGGCCACAGTTCCGCGTCATTATGTGCAAACCACAGGTTGAACAG AGTGACCTCTTCAAAGATACACTGCTTTTTGCAACTGATGCTGCTGTTCTAGAAGAAATCCTCAGCAAGTCATCTGTTTTTGACTGGAGCAAGTACTTTTGTGTTG GAACCAGTGTTTCCCacactgagatattcaaagcAGTGGCATCAGCAAAGGGTGTACCCTGTAAAAGAGTGGCAAAATGTTACTTGATGACATTGGAAGATGTGAGCAGGCTTCCTCCTGTTGACAG TTCAGGGATCTCAGTAAGCTCTCTTGATGAATCGCACATTGGCTTGGTGAGCCAAACGTGGAAGTTTGGAAAGGACGATGTGGCCGTTGGGCTGATCCGCAACATGATTGCAAACTTCCCCTCCTGCTGCGTGCTGGATGCTGAAGGAAAGCCTGTATCCTGGATTCTGACCTATGCATCAGGCGCTATAGGAATGCTTTACACGCTGCCAGAGCACAGAGGGAAAGGCTATGCCAAAATCCTGGTCAGCAGCTTGGCCAAGAGGAATCATGCACTGGGCTACCCAGTTTACAGCTTCATAGAAGAGGAGAACGCTGTGTCCTACAGGCTCTTTACAAACCTGGGCTTCACTGAAGATCCCTCTTACAGGGAAGCCTGGTTTAGAGTAAATGAATTTCAAATATTTCAATGA
- the LOC101465005 gene encoding glycine N-acyltransferase isoform X1, translating into MAFELSEDQLKTAENELKKYLPMSQQVYGFLVIRNRVRSDPVRRVLVDKWPQFRVIMCKPQVEQKSDLFKDTLLFATDAAVLEEILSKSSVFDWSKYFCVGTSVSHTEIFKAVASAKGVPCKRVAKCYLMTLEDVSRLPPVDSSGISVSSLDESHIGLVSQTWKFGKDDVAVGLIRNMIANFPSCCVLDAEGKPVSWILTYASGAIGMLYTLPEHRGKGYAKILVSSLAKRNHALGYPVYSFIEEENAVSYRLFTNLGFTEDPSYREAWFRVNEFQIFQ; encoded by the exons ATGGCTTTTGAGTTGTCCGAAGATCAGTTAAAAACAGCGGAAAACGAGCTGAAGAAATATTTACCCATGTCGCAGCAA GTTTACGGTTTCCTGGTGATCAGAAACAGAGTCAGATCCGACCCTGTACGCCGGGTTTTAGTGGACAAGTGGCCACAGTTCCGCGTCATTATGTGCAAACCACAGGTTGAACAG AAGAGTGACCTCTTCAAAGATACACTGCTTTTTGCAACTGATGCTGCTGTTCTAGAAGAAATCCTCAGCAAGTCATCTGTTTTTGACTGGAGCAAGTACTTTTGTGTTG GAACCAGTGTTTCCCacactgagatattcaaagcAGTGGCATCAGCAAAGGGTGTACCCTGTAAAAGAGTGGCAAAATGTTACTTGATGACATTGGAAGATGTGAGCAGGCTTCCTCCTGTTGACAG TTCAGGGATCTCAGTAAGCTCTCTTGATGAATCGCACATTGGCTTGGTGAGCCAAACGTGGAAGTTTGGAAAGGACGATGTGGCCGTTGGGCTGATCCGCAACATGATTGCAAACTTCCCCTCCTGCTGCGTGCTGGATGCTGAAGGAAAGCCTGTATCCTGGATTCTGACCTATGCATCAGGCGCTATAGGAATGCTTTACACGCTGCCAGAGCACAGAGGGAAAGGCTATGCCAAAATCCTGGTCAGCAGCTTGGCCAAGAGGAATCATGCACTGGGCTACCCAGTTTACAGCTTCATAGAAGAGGAGAACGCTGTGTCCTACAGGCTCTTTACAAACCTGGGCTTCACTGAAGATCCCTCTTACAGGGAAGCCTGGTTTAGAGTAAATGAATTTCAAATATTTCAATGA